In the Perca flavescens isolate YP-PL-M2 chromosome 20, PFLA_1.0, whole genome shotgun sequence genome, one interval contains:
- the shda gene encoding src homology 2 domain containing transforming protein D, a, with the protein MAKWLKDYLNLGTRRDPPQPPRPDYSESEILRAYRAQKELDFEDPYQHSDKEHHNGGFSPCSATVSLPSFPEFGSVLPNGVEVKVLSPKHRLIKVDSQEFGCCKVPLSPVTVQEEPVVPSAPAALDADTDYSDPFDVRPNPIGRPNWEPKSAPTDCCSYMEPFEAQRIISELQHSMMTNRSGSGDGGQLYDNPYEERVRHHHRAAPAAQQLIQRVEGGISQMDSRESRLPQDDERPADEYDQPWEWKKDNISKALAVQFEGAERERSRAQTEQTRLTKTGTTSTIADSTTLRLAGDTLPLLGERVDPFIPLERQVWYHGALSRSEAESLLTLCKESSYLVRNSQTCRNNYSLSLRSCKGFMHMKFTQSADGRYVLGENSPPFSTIPEVIHYYTTHKLPIRGAEHMSLLYPVIVQTL; encoded by the exons ATGGCAAAGTGGCTAAAGGACTACCTAAACCTTGGCACCAGGCGTGACCCTCCACAGCCCCCGAGGCCAGATTACAGTGAGAGTGAGATTTTGAGGGCCTACAGAGCTCAGAAGGAACTAGATTTCGAGGACCCGTATCAACACTCTGATAAGGAGCATCATAATGGTGGTTTCAGCCCATGTAGTGCCACAGTGAGCCTTCCCTCTTTCCCTGAATTTGGTTCAGTGCTGCCTAATGGTGTGGAG GTAAAAGTGTTGTCTCCAAAGCACAGACTTATTAAAGTGGACTCTCAGGAGTTTGGCTGCTGTAAGGTTCCCCTGAGTCCTGTGACTGTCCAAGAGGAACCT GTGGTTCCCTCTGCCCCAGCAGCGTTGGACGCTGACACCGACTACTCTGATCCATTTGATGTCCGTCCAAACCCAATAGGCAGACCAAACTGGGAGCCCAAATCTGCACCTACAGACTGCTGCAGCTACATGGAGCCATTTGAGGCCCAGCGGATTATCTCAG AGCTGCAGCACAGCATGATGACTAACCGGTCTGGGAGTGGAGATGGTGGCCAATTATACGATAACCCATACGAGGAAAGGGTTCGCCACCACCACCGAGCTGCTCCAGCAGCACAACAACTAATCCAGAGAGTTGAGGGTGGAATTTCCCAGATGGACAGCAGGGAGAGCAGGCTGCCTCAGGATGATGAGAGGCCGGCTGATGAATATGACCAGCCCTGGGAATGGAAGAAGGACAACATCTCTAAAGCTCTAGCAG TTCAGTTTGAAGGGGCAGAAAGGGAGCGCTCGCGTGCCCAGACGGAGCAGACCAGGCTCACCAAGACTGGCACTACATCTACCATAGCTGACTCAACTACACTCCGTCTGGCTGGTGACACTCTTCCTCTCCTCGGAGAGAGAGTGGATCCATTTATTCCACTGGAGAGACAAGT GTGGTACCATGGAGCCCTGAGCCGCTCGGAGGCAGAGAGTCTACTGACTCTGTGCAAGGAGAGCTCCTACCTGGTGAGGAACAGCCAGACCTGCCGGAACAACTACTCGCTCTCGCTCAG gaGCTGTAAGGGCTTCATGCACATGAAGTTCACTCAGTCTGCAGATGGGCGTTACGTGCTTGGGGAGAACAGCCCTCCCTTCTCCACCATCCCCGAGGTCATCCACTACTACACCACACACAAGCTGCCTATCAGAGGAGCTGAACATATGTCCCTACTGTATCCTGTCATAGTGCAGACCCTCTGA
- the map1sb gene encoding microtubule-associated protein 1S, with protein MASSRLPEREVQEEPRRAATANPDFCLHKYSLLIIIGRTAHLRHTGHISREIERGIRSWDVDLNSCNLILYLQEFLSHHTASFKGAGQKCLRHSTRVLDTQVLISPSQEQVHSEVFALLSRESAHKLLILAGQSVEESGDLLFHRGQFSPHQLKQILTEQFTDQENLASSELSLTLRCPNIGQWRKTLLGNQRLQSPFTLHINPPEVLPAMEALGEFTSLISGTLSPSSPFDLLPPPTTVGFLKLSRPCCYVFPAGRGDCAFFAVNGFTVLVDGGSDSQACFWKLVRHLDRVDAVLLTHIGTENLPGVNVFLERKVAELELSSDSKDDLSKRLISPELGVVFFNAPSRLQVEEQPCGDNVLMSTHQAALTLQLLKKLDIRPQPMFRPQGVPVEPLTLFQKMGVGQLELYILNPGKNSQEYQTFMQNWPDALPSESKSQTLPLTALASVSALLVWHPACPQEKVVRVLFPGVTPQTKLLQGLEKLKGLAFLQKPAVTTGDLERLGEDRKTKRTESQDSGRSQGKDSTPKHGKDRGVKEDGKEVLVREKGKVLNGVATRDADKTRIKETGVKQKGASSEKNTSKKGGGKDGKKEEKPGNKENSVMRNDQGKKDVLLSKPKNENKTKLKKEAKNDSKTGVKKTRKPLGKEAHNGKKVNTELSTKPNIGSVLEIPEPEQQSQKPEKETEENPCGSKMSTPEDMTDDFLRLQEETERGEAQVVKTADKGKQESSESRNEKSHGGISKEKSKEGDDTLGDEAAGIMGGKSGDNGAQNKAWTGEKADVDLQKAPIDQPGNASKPAKVVGFPSPLNNAPKSEHNELDLTPTEYTLLDGALRNSPPSRSSPENQAHVSPDEQTVEPASPDSRPNSAGHTPYCLSPDDVWCNRVTLSRLQAQMGNFESADINQPNGSSKQSEGQPKSTTESHTNPRERQLSFLSLGTLKEGSSDASPSLATTTTTTTTHSMPAEVSSPQSTEVDESLSMSLEQGPTTVSQREGDDSVHNSHSNGSHFAGMSLPMKKPPRSLGQGSEMGRPPAPNTLNFEASAHDVDLCLVSPCEFKHLKQPDSSSGASEPSRGSFAPHHHGNNNNPKDMSPSESNAPVCTEDCPSTTADGGLDSDEDESCSEPSNSPHDLRSSQALPPDPLPAPFRDSPPLPPHPDTSMPVPQSDSDARGKKAKANGMRGKKTPAVTKGSQRSGSGKSRTGSQSGVSKGNVSSTHTPSSSARSAPAKSSPNPGSKSTSVGEVSVYVDLAYIPSGASSPTVSVDFFKCVRSSCYIISGDSPEKEELMRHTLDALLDAKLSWPDTMQVTVIPTFESVPMQEWYQQTLDRQKELGITVLGSNSTVAMQDETFPACKIEF; from the exons ATGGCGTCCAGCCGGCTGCCGGAGAGGGAGGTCCAGGAGGAGCCGAGGCGCGCTGCGACCGCAAACCCTGACTTCTGCCTCCACAAATACTCCCTGCTCATCATTATAGGACGGACCGCTCACCTCAGACATACGGGACACATCAGCAGGGAGATTGAACGAG GTATTCGGTCATGGGACGTCGACTTAAACTCCTGTAACCTAATCCTCTATCTCCAAGAATTTCTCTCCCATCACACGGCATCTTTCAAGGGTGCAG GGCAGAAGTGTCTGCGCCACAGTACCAGAGTGTTGGACACTCAGGTGCTGATCAGTCCATCTCAGGAACAGGTTCATTCAGAG GTGTTTGCTTTGCTATCCAGGGAATCGGCCCATAAGCTGTTGATCTTGGCTGGCCAGAGCGTGGAGGAAAGTGGAGACCTGCTGTTTCACAGAGGACAGTTCTCACCACACCAGCTGAAACAAATACTAACAGAGCAG TTCACAGATCAGGAGAACTTAGCCTCCTCCGAACTCAGTCTGACCCTCCGCTGTCCCAACATCGGCCAGTGGAGGAAGACTCTCTTGGGAAACCAGCGTCTGCAGAGTCCTTTCACGCTGCACATCAATCCCCCAGAGGTGCTGCCTGCCATGGAGGCCCTGGGGGAATTCACCTCCCTCATCTCTGGTACCCTTTCCCCTTCATCTCCCTTCGACCTCCTGCCTCCTCCCACCACCGTGGGTTTTCTCAAGCTGTCCCGCCCCTGCTGCTACGTGTTCCCTGCCGGGCGCGGTGACTGTGCCTTTTTTGCCGTTAACGGATTTACAGTGCTGGTGGACGGCGGCTCCGACTCCCAGGCCTGTTTCTGGAAGCTGGTGCGCCACCTTGACCGAGTTGATGCAGTTTTGTTGACGCACATCGGGACAGAGAACCTCCCCGGGGTCAACGTCTTCCTGGAGAGGAAGGTAGCTGAGTTAGAGCTGAGCTCTGATAGCAAAG ATGACTTGTCTAAGAGGCTCATCTCCCCAGAGCTTGGAGTTGTGTTCTTTAACGCCCCCAGCAGGTTGCAGGTGGAGGAACAGCCTT GTGGGGACAATGTACTGATGAGCACACACCAGGCGGCCCTAACCCTACAGCTGTTAAAGAAGTTAGACATCAGACCACAGCCAATGTTTCGACCACAAGGAGTCCCCGTTGAGCCGCTAACCCTGTTCCAGAAGATGGGAGTGGGACAGTTGGAGTTATACATCCTCAACCCCGGCAAAAACAGCCAGGAGTACCAAACATTCATGCAAAACTGGCCTGATGCATTGCCATCAGAATCCAAATCCCAAACTCTCCCTCTTACCGCCCTGGCCTCAGTGTCTGCCCTGCTAGTGTGGCACCCAGCGTGTCCCCAGGAGAAGGTGGTCAGGGTGCTGTTCCCTGGTGTTACCCCACAAACGAAGCTGCTGCAGGGCCTGGAGAAGCTGAAGGGGCTGGCCTTCCTCCAGAAACCCGCAGTGACCACAGGGGACCTGGAGAGGCTGGGGGAGGACAGAAAGACCAAGAGGACAGAGAGCCAGGACAGTGGCAGGTCACAAGGGAAGGACTCAACTCCTAAACATGGAAAAGATCGTGGAGTTAAAGAAGACGGAAAGGAGGTACTGGTAAGGGAAAAAGGAAAAGTTTTGAATGGAGTCGCTACAAGGGATGCTGATAAAACCAGAATCAAAGAGACAGGTGTAAAGCAAAAAGGAGCATCGTCAGAGAAGAATACCTCAAAGAAGGGAGGAGGAAAGGATGGGAAAAAGGAGGAGAAGCCTGGAAATAAAGAGAACAGTGTTATGAGGAACGATCAGGGGAAAAAGGATGTTCTCCTTTCCAAACCaaagaatgaaaataaaactaaGCTCAAAAAGGAAGCAAAAAATGACTCTAAAACAGGGgtgaagaaaacaagaaaaccCCTGGGAAAGGAGGCACACAATGGCAAGAAGGTAAACACTGAACTGTCAACAAAACCCAACATTGGGAGTGTGTTAGAAATCCCAGAGCCGGAGCAGCAGAGTCAAAAACCAGAGAAAGAGACTGAAGAGAACCCCTGTGGCTCCAAAATGTCCACCCCTGAGGATATGACAGACGATTTTCTCAGGCTCCAGGAGGAAACCGAAAGAGGAGAGGCGCAGGTGGTGAAAACAGCAGATAAAGGAAAGCAGGAAAGCAGTGAGTCAAGAAATGAAAAGAGCCATGGAGGCATTAGCAAAGAGAAGAGCAAAGAAGGTGATGATACACTAGGGGACGAAGCTGCAGGGATAATGGGAGGAAAGAGTGGTGATAATGGAGCGCAAAATAAGGCTTGGACTGGAGAGAAAGCTGATGTAGACCTGCAGAAAGCGCCTATAGACCagcctggaaatgcttccaaaCCAGCAAAGGTTGTAGGATTTCCATCTCCCTTGAACAATGCGCCAAAGAGCGAGCACAACGAGCTAGACTTAACCCCGACCGAATACACTCTCCTGGACGGAGCTTTGAGAAACAGCCCTCCCTCGCGATCCTCTCCAGAGAACCAGGCCCATGTCAGCCCCGACGAGCAGACGGTAGAGCCTGCCTCCCCTGATTCGCGGCCCAACAGTGCAGGCCACACTCCTTACTGTCTGTCCCCGGATGATGTGTGGTGCAACAGGGTCACTCTCAGCAGGTTACAGGCCCAGATGGGTAACTTTGAGTCAGCGGACATCAACCAGCCAAATGGATCATCCAAGCAAAGTGAGGGGCAGCCCAAAAGCACTACAGAGAGTCACACAAACCCCAGAGAGAGGCAACTAAGTTTCCTTTCTTTGGGTACACTTAAAGAGGGATCTTCAGACGCCTCTCCTTCTCTcgctaccaccaccaccaccactacaaCACACTCCATGCCAGCAGAGGTGAGCTCACCTCAGTCCACAGAAGTAGATGAATCACTGTCCATGTCCTTGGAGCAGGGACCAACCACTGTGAgccagagagagggggatgacagtGTTCATAACTCCCACTCCAATGGAAGCCATTTTGCTGGGATGTCTTTACCAATGAAGAAGCCTCCCAGATCTTTAGGGCAGGGCTCAGAGATGGGGCGACCTCCAGCTCCAAACACACTTAATTTTGAGGCGTCAGCTCACGATGTGGATCTTTGTCTGGTATCCCCCTGCGAGTTCAAGCATCTCAAACAGCCTGACTCCAGCTCAGGTGCGAGTGAGCCCTCCAGAGGATCCTTCGCTCCACATCATcacggcaacaacaacaaccccaaGGACATGTCACCCAGCGAGTCAAACGCCCCCGTCTGCACAGAGGACTGCCCGTCCACCACAGCAGATGGAGGTCTGGACTCAGATGAGGATGAGTCGTGCAGTGAGCCGTCTAACTCTCCCCATGATCTCCGCTCTAGTCAGGCTCTGCCCCCGGACCCTCTCCCAGCCCCTTTCAGGGACAGCCCGCCCCTGCCCCCACATCCTGACACGTCCATGCCCGTTCCTCAGTCGGACTCTGACGCTCGCGGGAAAAAAGCAAAAGCCAATGGCATGCGAGGGAAAAAAACACCAGCA GTTACCAAGGGCTCCCAAAGATCAGGCTCAGGGAAAAGCAGGACAGGGAGCCAAAGTGGAGTCTCAAAGGGGAATGTCTCTTCTACTCATACGCCTTCCTCCAGCGCCCGCTCAGCACCAGCAAAATCCTCACCAAATCCAG GCTCTAAGTCTACCTCTGTTGGTGAAGTCAGTGTGTATGTGGACCTGGCCTATATTCCCTCTGGAGCCTCCTCTCCAACAGTCAGTGTGGACTTCTTCAAATGCGTTCGCTCCTCCTGTTACATCATCAGCGGCGACAGTCCAGAGAAAGAAGAGCTAATGAGGCATACACTGGACGCACTACTGGATGCCAAGTTATCCTGGCCTGACACTATGCag GTGACAGTGATCCCTACCTTTGAGTCGGTGCCGATGCAGGAGTGGTACCAGCAGACCCTGGACAGACAGAAGGAGCTGGGCATCACCGTGCTCGGATCCAACAGCACTGTCGCCATGCAGGACGAGACCTTTCCGGCCTGCAAAATAGAGTTTTGA
- the LOC114547256 gene encoding cocaine- and amphetamine-regulated transcript protein, with amino-acid sequence MVSARALLLAATCCCAYLWLARAEESSLETRSLDFPLKTQQEKDLIDALQEVLEKLRSKEMPLEKKLGWLPSCDAGEPCAVRKGARIGTLCSCPRGTSCNFYVLKCL; translated from the exons ATGGTCAGCGCTCGGGCTCTTCTCCTCGCGGCCACCTGCTGCTGCGCCTACCTGTGGCTCGCTCGTGCAGAAGAGTCCTCACTGGAGACGCGCTCATTGGATTTCCCTTTGAAAACACAACAGGAGAAAGACCTG ATTGACGCGTTGCAAGAAGTTTTGGAGAAGCTGAGGAGCAAAGAGATGCCCTTAGAGAAAAAGCTTGGCTGGTTGCCTTCG TGTGACGCTGGGGAGCCATGCGCTGTGCGTAAAGGGGCGCGTATCGGCACGCTGTGCAGCTGTCCCCGGGGGACTTCCTGTAACTTTTATGTTCTTAAATGTTtataa
- the yju2 gene encoding splicing factor YJU2, which translates to MSERKVLNKYYPPDFDPSKIPKLKLPKDRQYVVRLMAPFNMRCKTCGEYIYKGKKFNARKETVQNELYMGLPIFRFYIKCTRCLAEITFKTDPENTDYAMEHGATRNFQAEKLVEEAEKRVQLEREEEELNNPMKVLENRTKDSKMEMEVLENLQELKELNQRQALVDFEGMIGRYREMEQREKEREKEEDERETKEMLDRALVKRLRDSDSDSEKEEESSSSSQSRKLSTDKPTDILTTVKTPEAQGTSAGGVKRAKVESWERSVGTLGSKGALGSLVVRKKPAPAFIKPSPVAAAAAPTSQTDLEASTADSKNASRPVTTQNGSSSLSLLGAYSDSDSNDSE; encoded by the exons ATGTCTGAAAGAAAAGTCCTGAAT AAATACTACCCCCCGGATTTTGATCCATCCAAAATCCCAAAACTTAAACTCCCAAAAGATCGTCAGTATGTGGTCAGATTGATGGCTCCATTCAATATGAG GTGTAAAACATGTGGCGAGTACATCTACAAGGGGAAGAAGTTCAATGCACGCAAAGAGACCGTTCAGAATGAGCTTTACATGGGACTACCGATCTTCCGTTTCTACATCAAATGTACTCGATGTCTTGCTGAGATTACGTTTAAG ACTGACCCAGAGAACACAGACTACGCAATGGAGCACGGTGCAACGCGCAACTTCCAGGCAGAGAAACTGGTTGAGGAGGCGGAGAAGAGAGTCCAACtagagagggaagaagaggaactTAACAACCCCATGAAG GTGTTGGAGAACCGCACAAAGGATTCCAAGATGGAGATGGAGGTTCTGGAGAACCTTCAGGAGCTGAAGGAGCTGAACCAGAGGCAGGCTCTGGTGGACTTTGAGGGAATGATCGGCCGGtacagagagatggagcagagagagaaggaaagggagaaagaagagGATGAGCGTGAGACAAA AGAGATGTTGGATCGTGCCCTTGTGAAAAGACTCCGAGACTCTGACTCTGATTcagagaaggaagaggagagcagcagcagctcacaaTCAAGGAAACTCAGCACAGACAAACCAACAGACATCCTCACCACTGTCAAAACCCCAGAGGCACAG GGAACCTCAGCTGGAGGAGTGAAGAGGGCCAAGGTGGAGAGCTGGGAGAGGAGTGTGGGGACGCTGGGCAGTAAAGGGGCCCTGGGGTCCCTGGTTGTGCGAAAGAAACCAGCGCCGGCTTTCATCAAACCCAGTCCAGTGGCAGCAGCTGCTGCTCCCACTTCACAAACGG ATTTAGAGGCATCCACGGCTGACTCCAAGAATGCCTCAAGGCCTGTTACCACACAAAATGGGTCATCGTCTCTCAGCCTGCTGGGGGCATATTCAGATAGCGACAGCAATGACAGCGAATGA
- the spmap2 gene encoding sperm microtubule associated protein 2 codes for MATLTQMLAQPKPNRLRYPDRRSVYWLDQLPPEKTGSTTKTELTPRWSELCRSKKFYAQVTISPVWEVSEWALKAVPSNRLCSLAQPRAPAVGWQPGRLLLSPLNRVTQTAVATSRICQLAQPKRRLVLEGSGPKSKPVPMTHIPCKASAHIELLATPKFDHPKFEGERSVCRPISRAARNYVASPRLHELSSPKERKALFEGYDPYIVSRAARSASPSPRIQQLCLPLPRKCSSN; via the exons atggcaacactGACGCAGATGCTCGCACAACCCAAACCCAACCGACTCAGATATCCAGACCG TCGTTCTGTTTACTGGCTGGATCAGCTGCCACCAGAGAAGACTGGATCCACCACCAAAACTG agTTAACCCCTCGCTGGTCAGAGCTATGTAGAAGTAAAAAGTTCTACGCTCAAGTCAC AATTTCTCCAGTGTGGGAGGTGAGTGAATGGGCTCTCAAGGCGGTCCCCTCCAATCGGCTGTGTAGTCTGGCTCAACCGCGGGCCCCTGCAGTTGGCTGGCAGCCAGGCCGCCTACTGCTTTCTCCT TTGAACAGAGTGACGCAGACGGCAGTCGCCACTTCACGAATTTGCCAGCTTGCCCAACCAAAAAGAAGACTGGTACTAGAGGGTTCTGGCCCCAAATCTAAACCTGTACCCATGACCCACATACCCTGCAAAGCCTCTGCACACATAGAGCTACTTGCTA CCCCTAAGTTTGACCACCCCAAGTTTGAAGGAGAGCGCTCGGTGTGCCGGCCCATCTCCAGAGCAGCGAGGAACTACGTAGCCAGCCCGAGACTTCATGAGCTGTCCAGTCCCAAAGAGAGGAAGGCTCTGTTTGAGGGATACGACCCTTACATAGTTAGCCGGGCAGCCCGGTCTGCTAGCCCGTCGCCTCGGATACAACAGCTCTGTCTGCCTCTGCCTCGCAAATGTAGCTCAAACTAG